Below is a window of Deinococcus multiflagellatus DNA.
CGCACGCTGAAGCTGCTGGGCACCCACGGCGAACTGCGCGGCCACATGGAGCGCGGTGAGCTGGAACTGCACGATTTTCGCAGCGGCGCGGTCACCCGCTGGACGGTGGACACGGCAGGCACCCACGGCGGCGGTGACCTGGGGCTGGTGCAGGCGTGGCTGGCCTTCCTGCGCGGGGCAGCCCCTCCCCCAACGCCGCTGGCGCAGTCGCTGGATTCGCACCGGATGGCGTTTGCGGCCGAGCGGGCCAGGGTAGAAGGTCGCGTGGTGGCGTTGGGGTGAGGGTGTGGCCGGTATATGGGGTACTAAGTGAAAGTATTCACGATTATATCAGATCGTGAAATTTTCGTTTCATCGGTTGTTTTGAAGGTTCCATTCGCCGTTAGCTTTCTCCAGAAACACGTAGTCCGTATTGCCCAGCACCAGTTCGCCGCGCATCCAGACCTCCTCGATATCCCGGCCCAGCAGCGCGGCCAGGCCAATGCGCAGGATGCCGCCGTGCGAGACCACAGCCGCATCCTGGTCCTGGGGCAACCCCTCCAGGGCGTGCACAAAGCGCGCGGCAATTTGCTCGAACGTCTCGCCGCCGCGAAAGCCCAGCCCGCCGCCGGGCAGGCGCAGGTCGTGGGCAGCGGTTTTCAGGTCGGCGTAGGGGCGGCCGGCCCAGTCGCCGCAGTCCACCTCCTGCAGGTCGGGGCGCACCTGCACGGGCACGCCCAGCGCGCGGGCCAGGGGCTCGGCCGTTTGCTGGGCGCGGCGGTAGGTGCTGGCGTACACGGCCTGGGGGCGTGGGGTGGCGGCGGCCAGGCGCCCGGCCAGCGCCTGCGCCTGGGCATGGCCCTTTTCGCTGAGTTCGTCGCCCGCACTCGCCGCGCCGCGCAGGATGCCGGCCTGGTTGCCGTGGGTTTCGCCGTGCCGGATGAGCCACAGGTGCATGGGGCGCAGTCTACGGAATTGGGGGGGAAGGCCGGGGCACCGGTCTCCCCTCCCCGGCGCTCAGGCTGGGCGCAGGGCGTCGGCCACAGCGGCGGCCAGCGGCGTGGTGGGGCGGCCGATCAGGCGGCGCAGGTCGCCACTGTCGGTCTGCAGTTCACCGCGCGCCAGGCCGGCGTCAGAATCGGCCAGCATCTCGGCCAGGGGGGCGGGCAGGCCAAAGCTGTTCAGGGTCTGGGCGAACTCAGTCACGGGCAGGTTCTGGTAGGCCACCGGGCGCCCGCCCTGGCGGCTGAATTCGGCGGCAATCTGGGACAGGGTCAGGGCCTCGTCGCCGCCCAGTTCGTAGGTGGCGCCCCCGTGGCCCTCGCCGGTCAGGACAGCGGCGGCGGCTTCGGCATAGTCGGCGCGGGTGGCGGGGGTCACCTGACCGTCGCCGGCAGCGCCCAGCAGCACGCCCTGGGCCAGGGTCTGTGCCAGGCTGCCGGTGTAATTCTCGGTGTACCAGCCGTTGCGCAGCAGGGTGAACGGCACACCGGACGCGCGCAGGATGTCTTCAGTGGCCCGGTGGTCGGCGGCCAGCCCCATCTGCGCCGTGCCGGCATTCAGCAGGCTGGTGTAGGCCAGGAGGGCCACGCCGGCCTCACGCGCGGCCTCGATCACCCGGCGGTGTTGACCGGGGCGGTCGTTCAGGTCGTTGCTGGAGACCAGCAGCAGGCGGCTCACCCCGTCCAGGGCGGGGGGCCATGTTTCCTGCTGGGTGTAGTCGGCGCGGCGCACCTGCACACCCTGGGCGGCCAGGTCGGCGGCCTTTTCGGGGGAGCGCACCAGGGCCACCAGGGTCTGGGCGGGCGCGCCGCGCCGCAGCAGGGTGTCAAGGGTCAGGCGGCCAAGGTGGCCAGTGGCACCAGTTACAGCAATCATGGGAACTCCTTCGGGATGAGGGGCGAGGTGTCGGCGTTTCACTTACATGTTGGAGAAAAAAATTTAGCTGGCCCGCTGGGCCAGGTCCGCCGTCACGTCGGCCAGGGTGGTCCGGGCCAATTCGGCTTCCAGGGCGGCCTGGGCCTGGGCAAAGTGCGCCTCCAGGGTGGCCTGGATGTTGGCGCCCACCGGGCAACTGGGGTGCGGGTGCTCGTGCAGGCGAAACACCGACCCCTGACCCACGGCGCGGTACACGTCCAGCAGGGTGATCTGCGTGGGCGGGCGGGTCAGTTCGGCGCCGGCCACGCCCCGGCGGGTGCGCAGCAGCCCGGCGCGGCGCAGCAGCCCCGAAACGGTGCGAATCACCACCGGGTTGGTGCCCACGCTGCCGGCCATCTCGGCTGAACTGGAGGCGTCCGGGAACTGGTGAACCAGGGCCAGGATATGCACCGCCACGGCAAACTGACTGTTCACAGGCCCTCACCTCCTCTCCA
It encodes the following:
- a CDS encoding Rrf2 family transcriptional regulator, whose translation is MNSQFAVAVHILALVHQFPDASSSAEMAGSVGTNPVVIRTVSGLLRRAGLLRTRRGVAGAELTRPPTQITLLDVYRAVGQGSVFRLHEHPHPSCPVGANIQATLEAHFAQAQAALEAELARTTLADVTADLAQRAS
- a CDS encoding histidine phosphatase family protein — its product is MHLWLIRHGETHGNQAGILRGAASAGDELSEKGHAQAQALAGRLAAATPRPQAVYASTYRRAQQTAEPLARALGVPVQVRPDLQEVDCGDWAGRPYADLKTAAHDLRLPGGGLGFRGGETFEQIAARFVHALEGLPQDQDAAVVSHGGILRIGLAALLGRDIEEVWMRGELVLGNTDYVFLEKANGEWNLQNNR
- a CDS encoding SDR family oxidoreductase — encoded protein: MIAVTGATGHLGRLTLDTLLRRGAPAQTLVALVRSPEKAADLAAQGVQVRRADYTQQETWPPALDGVSRLLLVSSNDLNDRPGQHRRVIEAAREAGVALLAYTSLLNAGTAQMGLAADHRATEDILRASGVPFTLLRNGWYTENYTGSLAQTLAQGVLLGAAGDGQVTPATRADYAEAAAAVLTGEGHGGATYELGGDEALTLSQIAAEFSRQGGRPVAYQNLPVTEFAQTLNSFGLPAPLAEMLADSDAGLARGELQTDSGDLRRLIGRPTTPLAAAVADALRPA